From one Caldichromatium japonicum genomic stretch:
- a CDS encoding ABC transporter permease, which produces MTGYLIRRLLYALPILIGVNLITFVLFFVVNSPDDMARMHLGQKRVTPEAIAAWKSERGYDLPLLYNPQAQGLQRMTETIFFQKSLKLFAFQFGLSDAGRDIGYDISQRMWPSLAIAVPVLVVGLAFNISYALFIVFFRATSIDLGSAVLLVILMSISGLFYIIAGQYLMAKLWHLVPVSGYGQGLDSLRFLLLPVIVGVVSGIGSGTRWYRTLFLEEIGRDYVRTARAKGLPEHLVLFRHVLRNALIPILTGVVAILLLLFMGSLITESFFGIPGLGSYTIDAINNQDFAIVRAMVFLGAVLYILGLILTDISYTLVDPRVRLR; this is translated from the coding sequence ATGACCGGCTATCTCATCCGGCGCCTGCTCTATGCCCTTCCGATCCTGATCGGGGTCAATCTCATCACCTTTGTCCTGTTCTTTGTCGTCAATTCGCCCGATGACATGGCGCGCATGCACCTTGGGCAAAAGCGCGTCACCCCAGAGGCGATCGCGGCCTGGAAGTCAGAGCGCGGCTATGACCTGCCTTTGTTGTATAACCCGCAGGCCCAGGGTCTTCAGCGGATGACGGAGACGATCTTTTTTCAGAAATCGCTCAAGCTCTTTGCCTTCCAATTTGGTCTATCGGATGCCGGGCGCGATATCGGCTATGACATCAGCCAGCGGATGTGGCCGAGCTTGGCGATTGCTGTACCTGTACTTGTTGTCGGCTTGGCATTCAATATCAGCTATGCCCTGTTCATCGTCTTCTTTCGCGCAACCTCTATCGATCTCGGCAGCGCGGTGTTATTGGTGATCCTGATGTCAATCTCTGGGCTCTTTTATATCATCGCCGGCCAATATCTCATGGCCAAGCTCTGGCACCTAGTGCCGGTCTCCGGCTATGGGCAGGGCCTGGATAGCCTGCGTTTTTTGCTCCTGCCGGTGATCGTGGGCGTCGTCTCGGGGATCGGCTCAGGGACGCGCTGGTACCGCACCCTTTTCTTAGAAGAGATCGGGCGCGACTATGTGCGCACCGCACGCGCCAAAGGTTTACCCGAACACCTGGTGCTCTTTCGACATGTTCTGCGCAATGCCCTGATCCCTATCCTTACAGGGGTGGTGGCGATCCTGCTACTGTTATTCATGGGCAGCCTGATTACCGAATCGTTCTTTGGCATCCCTGGGTTGGGAAGCTATACCATCGATGCGATCAATAACCAAGACTTTGCCATCGTGCGCGCCATGGTCTTCCTCGGCGCGGTGCTTTATATCCTGGGCCTGATCCTCACCGATATCTCATACACCCTGGTCGATCCGCGGGTGCGTTTGCGCTGA
- a CDS encoding ABC transporter permease: MPLIPVLFWTDALVYLLILSALVFGLYAARHEHLRAPWRQVVRSPVGMAALVVLAAYGSVGLLDTVHVRLQVDQSSEVRYSPEVLSLLDLLLTDLRTRQEKTYSAPLATHLYAKESIVQADGTVIRDYPRLQYGGAHLKDPERERTWDIAWRSLRGLIQGLALWSALFVALIAWLASRQQRPFAQMRDRILCGQTEIPWRVALLTLGLILILGAILAELSQGYHVLGTDKVGEDVFYQMLKGIRTGLVIGTLTTLVMLPAALSLGVAAGYFGGWVDDLIQYLYTTLNSIPGVLLIAAAILMLQVYMHVHAEEFASLAERADLRLLWLCIILGVTSWTGLCRLLRGEALKLRESDYILAARALGVGHFAIIVRHLLPNLFHIVLITVVLDFSGLVLAEAVLSYVNIGVDPTMHSWGNMINSARLELARDPVVWWSLAAAFGAMFVLVLAANLFADVVRDAFDPRLRTLWA, translated from the coding sequence ATGCCCCTGATCCCCGTCCTGTTTTGGACCGATGCCCTGGTCTATCTCCTGATCCTCTCTGCCCTGGTGTTTGGCCTCTATGCTGCGCGCCACGAGCATCTGCGCGCGCCCTGGCGTCAGGTCGTCCGCTCGCCGGTCGGGATGGCCGCACTCGTAGTGCTTGCGGCCTATGGATCGGTAGGGCTGCTGGATACGGTCCATGTCCGCCTGCAGGTCGATCAGTCCAGCGAGGTCCGTTACAGTCCAGAGGTCTTAAGTCTTCTCGATCTTTTGCTGACCGATCTTCGCACTCGCCAGGAGAAGACCTATTCGGCGCCCTTGGCCACCCACCTCTATGCCAAGGAGTCGATCGTCCAAGCGGACGGGACGGTGATCCGGGACTATCCGCGCCTCCAATATGGGGGGGCACATCTCAAAGACCCCGAGCGCGAGCGCACCTGGGACATCGCCTGGCGCAGCCTGCGCGGTTTGATCCAGGGTTTGGCCCTGTGGTCAGCGCTTTTTGTCGCACTGATCGCCTGGCTGGCCTCCCGGCAACAGCGCCCCTTTGCTCAGATGCGCGATCGCATTCTTTGCGGTCAGACCGAGATCCCTTGGCGCGTTGCCCTATTGACCCTGGGCCTCATCCTGATCCTGGGGGCGATCCTCGCCGAGCTGAGCCAGGGTTATCATGTGCTGGGCACCGACAAGGTGGGCGAGGACGTGTTCTATCAGATGCTCAAGGGCATCCGTACGGGGCTGGTGATCGGGACGCTCACCACCCTGGTCATGTTGCCTGCGGCCCTCTCGCTCGGGGTGGCAGCCGGTTATTTCGGGGGTTGGGTGGATGACCTGATCCAGTATCTCTATACCACCCTCAATTCGATCCCTGGGGTCTTATTGATCGCTGCCGCCATCCTGATGCTTCAGGTCTATATGCATGTGCATGCCGAGGAGTTTGCAAGCCTTGCCGAGCGCGCCGATCTCAGGTTGCTTTGGCTGTGCATCATCCTCGGTGTCACGAGCTGGACCGGGCTATGCCGGTTATTGCGGGGCGAGGCCCTCAAGCTTCGCGAAAGCGATTATATCCTGGCGGCGCGCGCCCTAGGGGTCGGGCATTTTGCCATCATCGTCCGCCATCTCTTGCCCAATCTCTTTCATATCGTCTTGATCACCGTTGTCTTGGACTTCAGCGGCCTGGTATTGGCCGAGGCGGTGCTCTCCTATGTCAATATCGGGGTCGATCCGACCATGCACTCCTGGGGCAATATGATCAACAGCGCCCGGCTCGAGCTGGCGCGCGACCCTGTCGTCTGGTGGTCGCTGGCCGCAGCCTTCGGCGCGATGTTCGTCCTGGTGCTCGCGGCCAATCTCTTCGCCGATGTGGTGCGCGATGCCTTCGATCCCAGGCTGCGGACCCTCTGGGCCTAG
- a CDS encoding ABC transporter ATP-binding protein yields MSELLLIVEGLTAELGDPGRPLRVVDGVSLRVKAGETFALVGESGCGKSMTALALMRLLPPGGRIASGSVRLDGTDLLRLPEYEMRKIRGGRLAMIFQEPQTALNPVLSVGAQIAEAIELHQGRKGRHARAEVIALLCAVGLPDAEHRFDDYPHQLSGGMQQRVMIAMALAGNPQLLIADEPTTALDVTIQAQVLDLLKALQTARGLAVLLITHDLGVVAEYAERLAVMYAGQIVETAPVAEFFNRPGHPYSRQLLASLPEGAKRGQPLRAIEGQPPPPSAFGPGCRFAERCLWAEARCRQAAPPWEVLGAGHEVCCHRALELTATSALGVAHCVQPSLTPLESPAAPILEVRDLRVHFPIRAGILRRTVGWVRAVDGVSLDLGAGQTLALVGESGCGKSTAARAILQLIPPTGGSVRYQGQELVGLDYRRLRPFRKELQIIFQDPAAAMNPRMLVGDTVGEGLKALGIVPNRAERLSRVAKLLEQVGLDQSALNRYPHEFSGGQRQRICIARALALEPKVLICDEPTSALDVSVQAQIINLLRDLQARLGLAYLLITHDFAVVSYLADAVAVMYLGQIVEYGPVSAILEAPRHPYTRALLAAVPQIDPQGRRPVLRLVGELPSPQSPPSGCRFHPRCPEAAARCRHEAPPAVRLGAGHWVQCHLAAGEGVIDRE; encoded by the coding sequence ATGTCTGAACTGCTACTCATCGTCGAGGGTCTGACCGCCGAGCTCGGCGACCCCGGTCGCCCGCTGCGGGTGGTGGATGGGGTGAGCCTAAGGGTCAAGGCCGGCGAGACCTTTGCCCTGGTGGGCGAGTCCGGCTGTGGCAAATCGATGACTGCGCTTGCCTTGATGCGTCTGCTGCCGCCTGGTGGTCGGATTGCGTCGGGCTCGGTGCGTCTCGATGGCACAGACCTCCTGCGCCTGCCAGAATACGAGATGCGCAAGATCCGCGGCGGCAGGCTCGCCATGATCTTCCAGGAGCCGCAGACCGCCTTAAATCCGGTGCTTTCTGTCGGTGCGCAGATCGCCGAGGCAATCGAGCTGCATCAGGGTCGCAAGGGGCGGCATGCGCGGGCAGAGGTCATCGCCCTGTTATGCGCTGTGGGTCTTCCCGATGCCGAGCACCGCTTTGACGACTATCCGCATCAGCTCTCCGGCGGGATGCAACAGCGGGTCATGATCGCGATGGCCTTGGCGGGCAATCCCCAGCTCCTGATCGCCGACGAGCCGACCACAGCGCTCGATGTCACTATCCAGGCGCAGGTCCTGGACCTGCTAAAGGCCCTGCAGACAGCGCGGGGACTGGCGGTCTTATTGATCACCCATGATCTCGGTGTGGTTGCCGAATATGCCGAGCGCCTGGCGGTGATGTATGCCGGTCAGATCGTCGAGACGGCGCCGGTGGCCGAGTTTTTTAACCGGCCCGGACACCCCTACAGCCGCCAACTCTTGGCGAGTCTGCCCGAAGGTGCAAAACGCGGTCAGCCGCTGCGTGCGATCGAGGGGCAGCCGCCGCCCCCGAGCGCATTTGGCCCGGGCTGTCGCTTTGCCGAACGCTGTCTCTGGGCCGAGGCGCGCTGTAGGCAAGCAGCGCCTCCCTGGGAGGTCTTGGGCGCGGGCCATGAGGTGTGCTGTCATCGCGCGCTTGAACTCACCGCCACGTCCGCGCTGGGCGTCGCTCACTGCGTCCAACCCTCCCTAACCCCGCTCGAATCCCCTGCCGCCCCGATCCTTGAGGTACGCGACCTTCGGGTCCATTTTCCGATCCGCGCCGGCATCCTGCGCCGGACTGTAGGCTGGGTGCGCGCCGTCGATGGGGTCTCCTTGGACCTCGGCGCGGGCCAGACCCTCGCCTTGGTGGGCGAATCTGGGTGCGGCAAGAGCACGGCGGCGCGCGCAATCCTCCAACTCATCCCACCAACGGGTGGCTCGGTGCGCTATCAGGGCCAGGAGCTCGTGGGTCTTGACTATCGGCGGCTGCGCCCATTCCGCAAGGAGTTGCAGATCATCTTCCAAGATCCTGCTGCCGCCATGAACCCGCGTATGCTGGTCGGAGACACCGTCGGGGAGGGGCTCAAGGCCCTGGGGATCGTCCCTAATCGCGCCGAACGTTTAAGCCGTGTCGCCAAACTGCTCGAGCAGGTTGGACTCGATCAGAGCGCCCTCAATCGCTACCCGCATGAGTTTTCAGGCGGCCAGCGCCAGCGCATCTGTATCGCCCGCGCCCTGGCCCTGGAGCCTAAGGTCTTGATCTGTGATGAGCCGACCAGCGCCCTCGATGTCTCGGTCCAGGCCCAGATCATCAATCTATTGCGCGACCTCCAGGCGCGGCTCGGCTTGGCTTATCTTTTGATCACCCATGACTTTGCAGTGGTGTCCTATCTTGCCGATGCGGTAGCGGTGATGTATCTGGGGCAGATCGTCGAATACGGTCCGGTCTCAGCCATCCTCGAGGCACCGCGCCACCCTTACACTCGCGCCCTGCTTGCGGCGGTCCCCCAGATCGATCCCCAGGGCCGCAGGCCAGTCTTGCGGCTTGTTGGCGAACTCCCTTCGCCGCAGTCCCCGCCCTCAGGCTGTCGCTTTCATCCGCGCTGCCCTGAGGCCGCTGCCCGCTGCCGCCACGAGGCACCGCCGGCGGTGCGCCTTGGAGCCGGTCATTGGGTGCAGTGTCATCTGGCAGCGGGTGAGGGGGTGATTGATCGTGAATGA
- a CDS encoding DUF2061 domain-containing protein — translation MIKTLTFGIVHISVAFGVGYLMTGSIVIGGALALVEPVVNTIAYFLHEKTWEWLRASRRPSQTLATFAV, via the coding sequence ATGATCAAGACGCTCACCTTCGGCATCGTCCACATCAGCGTGGCCTTTGGTGTCGGCTATCTGATGACCGGTAGCATCGTCATCGGCGGCGCCTTGGCCCTAGTCGAACCCGTGGTCAATACCATCGCCTATTTTTTGCATGAAAAGACCTGGGAGTGGCTGCGCGCCAGTCGCCGCCCCTCCCAGACCTTGGCCACCTTTGCAGTCTAG
- a CDS encoding Dps family protein codes for MPIDIGISEEHRAAIAEGLSRLLADTYTLYLKTHNYHWNVTGPMFNTLHLMFETQYNELALAVDLIAERIRALGHPAPGSYKTYARLTSIPEEDDQPNAEEMIRRLVAGQETVVRTARSVFPAAEQASDQPTMDLLTARMQIHEKNAWMLRSLLES; via the coding sequence ATGCCGATCGACATCGGGATCTCAGAAGAACACCGCGCGGCCATTGCCGAGGGGCTCTCGCGGCTCTTGGCCGATACCTATACCCTGTATCTCAAGACCCACAACTATCACTGGAACGTCACGGGTCCGATGTTCAATACCCTGCATCTGATGTTCGAGACCCAATACAACGAGCTCGCGCTTGCGGTCGATCTGATCGCCGAACGCATCCGCGCCCTGGGTCATCCGGCCCCTGGGTCTTATAAGACCTATGCGCGGCTCACCTCGATCCCAGAGGAGGACGACCAGCCGAACGCCGAGGAGATGATCCGCCGGCTGGTAGCGGGACAAGAGACCGTGGTGCGCACCGCACGCTCAGTCTTTCCGGCGGCCGAGCAGGCCAGCGATCAGCCAACCATGGACCTCTTGACCGCGCGGATGCAGATCCACGAAAAGAATGCCTGGATGTTGCGCAGCCTGCTTGAGAGCTGA
- a CDS encoding DNA translocase FtsK, whose translation MGQATRYGQLTFTDQVERALREGGLWALLWASAYLIISLLSYSPQDPGWSYIGADLEVSNAGGRTGAWFADAALYLFGYLAYLLPFMLAWSAWVLFRGHSEESATKIWLLAWRWLGFVLTLATGCGLASANLPMQATDLPNGPGGGLGLLVSGRIGDSFGTMGANLMLAVALGVSLSLFLGISLLKLIDGIGEIVLNGLNWIELHLGRLLPHSAHPQPRIRRPLKGLPPALALIDPSEIRSFNTDPERRRGRRPPTELPPEIAAVLRDPVPLVSPTTVEVRMPSEPSPVPEILDPPPTTLPKAVCETPKLRAEPQKTPVSAALPRSAPEPEPAPCPSEERRGLLRRLTQAVRAPEPGTSSKPLPPLTLLDAPRKSGRGYSEEQIEELSRQVERNLADFGVEVQVVGVYPGPVVTLFELQLAPGIKASKITGLARDLARALTVVSVRVVEIIPGKPVIGIEIPNRERETVYLREILDSPSYQDASSPLTIALGTNISGLPVVADLARMPHALIAGTTGSGKSVAINAIILSLLYKSGPEDVRLIMIDPKMLELSVYEGIPHLLTPVVTDMKEAANALRWCVGEMERRYRLMAKLGVRNIAGYNRQIAEAEAAGTPIPDPTVKPEEIFDGQVPTLKHLPYIVVIIDELADMMMVVGKKVEELIARLAQKARASGIHLLLATQRPSVDVLTGLIKANIPTRIAFQVSSRIDSRTILDQMGAEQLLGYGDMLYLPPGGNIPHRVHGAFVDDHEVHRVVDFLKAHYGDPDYIYDVLSEPTETIPGIDPEPRAGETEETDPLFDEAVQIVVESRRASISGVQRRLKIGYNRAARMIEEMERLGIVGPAETNGNREVLVPPPQG comes from the coding sequence GTGGGACAGGCGACACGCTACGGTCAATTGACCTTCACTGATCAGGTCGAGCGCGCCTTGCGCGAGGGAGGGCTGTGGGCCCTGCTATGGGCCTCGGCCTATCTCATCATCTCATTACTCAGCTATTCGCCTCAGGACCCGGGCTGGTCATATATCGGTGCCGATCTCGAGGTGAGCAATGCCGGCGGACGTACCGGTGCCTGGTTTGCTGACGCGGCGCTCTATCTGTTTGGCTATCTCGCCTATCTATTGCCATTCATGCTTGCCTGGAGCGCCTGGGTGCTCTTCCGTGGCCATAGCGAAGAGTCAGCGACCAAAATCTGGCTGTTGGCATGGCGCTGGCTTGGTTTTGTCCTGACCCTGGCCACTGGCTGCGGCCTTGCCTCGGCTAATCTACCCATGCAGGCGACGGATCTACCGAACGGCCCAGGCGGTGGCCTAGGTCTCCTCGTCAGCGGAAGGATAGGCGACTCGTTTGGGACGATGGGCGCCAATCTGATGCTGGCAGTTGCCCTGGGTGTCAGCCTGAGCCTCTTCTTGGGTATCTCTTTGCTGAAGCTCATCGATGGTATCGGTGAGATCGTCTTAAATGGACTTAACTGGATCGAGTTACATCTGGGCCGATTACTGCCGCACTCGGCGCACCCCCAACCGCGGATACGGCGTCCCCTCAAAGGACTACCGCCGGCACTGGCACTCATCGATCCGAGCGAGATCCGGTCCTTCAATACCGATCCAGAGCGGCGCCGTGGACGACGCCCGCCGACCGAGCTCCCTCCCGAGATCGCTGCCGTGTTGCGCGATCCAGTCCCGCTGGTCTCTCCAACCACCGTAGAGGTGCGGATGCCTTCGGAGCCGTCGCCGGTACCTGAGATCCTGGATCCGCCGCCCACTACGCTCCCCAAGGCCGTGTGTGAGACACCCAAGCTGCGAGCCGAGCCGCAGAAGACCCCTGTCAGCGCAGCCCTGCCGCGTTCCGCGCCCGAGCCGGAACCAGCGCCTTGCCCATCCGAGGAAAGACGCGGATTGCTGAGACGCCTGACCCAGGCTGTTCGCGCGCCAGAGCCGGGGACCAGTTCCAAGCCCCTGCCGCCCCTGACCCTGTTGGATGCACCGCGCAAGAGCGGGCGCGGCTATTCCGAGGAACAGATCGAAGAACTCTCGCGCCAGGTCGAACGCAATCTGGCCGATTTCGGCGTCGAGGTCCAGGTCGTGGGTGTCTATCCAGGGCCGGTGGTGACCCTCTTTGAGCTTCAGCTCGCACCCGGCATCAAGGCGAGCAAGATCACCGGGCTTGCACGCGACCTGGCGCGTGCGCTCACCGTGGTCAGCGTGCGCGTGGTCGAGATCATCCCGGGCAAACCGGTCATCGGGATCGAGATCCCCAACCGCGAGCGCGAGACGGTCTATCTGCGCGAGATCCTGGATTCACCTTCTTATCAGGATGCGAGCTCGCCTTTGACCATCGCCCTGGGGACCAATATCTCGGGTCTGCCGGTAGTCGCGGATCTGGCGCGCATGCCGCACGCCCTGATCGCCGGCACCACGGGTTCGGGCAAATCGGTGGCGATCAATGCCATCATCTTGAGCCTCTTATATAAATCGGGGCCAGAGGACGTACGCTTGATCATGATCGACCCGAAGATGCTTGAGCTCTCGGTCTATGAGGGCATCCCGCATCTCTTAACGCCGGTGGTCACCGACATGAAGGAGGCGGCTAATGCCCTGCGTTGGTGTGTCGGCGAGATGGAGCGCCGCTACCGGCTGATGGCCAAGCTCGGGGTACGCAATATCGCGGGTTATAACCGCCAAATCGCTGAGGCCGAGGCCGCAGGGACCCCGATCCCTGATCCCACTGTCAAGCCAGAGGAGATCTTCGACGGCCAGGTCCCGACCCTTAAACACCTGCCATATATCGTCGTCATCATCGATGAACTCGCTGATATGATGATGGTGGTGGGCAAGAAGGTCGAGGAGCTGATCGCCCGCCTGGCGCAAAAGGCGCGCGCCTCGGGGATCCATCTGCTGCTTGCCACCCAGCGCCCATCGGTTGATGTACTCACCGGCCTCATCAAGGCTAATATCCCCACCCGCATCGCCTTTCAGGTCTCGTCGCGCATCGACTCGCGCACCATCCTGGATCAGATGGGGGCGGAACAATTGCTGGGTTACGGCGACATGCTCTATCTCCCCCCGGGCGGCAACATCCCACACCGGGTGCATGGTGCATTCGTCGATGACCACGAGGTCCATCGCGTGGTCGATTTCCTCAAGGCACACTATGGCGATCCGGACTACATCTATGATGTGCTGAGCGAGCCGACCGAGACGATCCCGGGGATCGATCCCGAGCCGCGCGCTGGCGAGACTGAAGAGACAGACCCTCTGTTCGATGAGGCGGTGCAGATCGTGGTCGAAAGCCGCCGCGCCTCGATCTCGGGGGTGCAGCGCCGGCTCAAGATCGGCTACAACCGCGCGGCGCGCATGATCGAAGAGATGGAGCGCCTGGGGATCGTGGGCCCTGCCGAGACCAATGGCAACCGCGAGGTACTGGTGCCGCCGCCCCAGGGCTGA
- a CDS encoding LolA family protein, with translation MPCVKSISPLKWEGWLLVAFLGIAWSSAFAQASAQRIDDYLRGINSLKADFEQFTFNAERTRMLEGRGTFYLQRPGRFRWEYQTPNRQVIIADGQRVYVHDVELKQVAHRSQAKALRGTPALLLANAEPIETHFLTRSLASSDGRDWVELIPKDPETEVVRIELGFAGDRLESLIMADSFGQKTRLNFSGIESNPQLDPNLFKLDQRLVDEFLSLD, from the coding sequence ATGCCTTGTGTGAAATCCATATCGCCCCTCAAGTGGGAAGGGTGGTTGCTCGTGGCGTTTTTGGGCATCGCCTGGTCCTCCGCATTCGCCCAGGCAAGTGCCCAACGCATCGATGACTATCTTAGGGGCATCAATAGCCTCAAGGCCGACTTCGAGCAGTTCACCTTCAACGCCGAGCGGACGCGGATGCTCGAGGGGCGCGGGACCTTTTATCTCCAGCGCCCAGGGCGCTTCCGCTGGGAATATCAGACCCCCAACCGCCAGGTCATCATCGCCGACGGCCAGCGGGTTTATGTGCACGACGTCGAGCTCAAACAGGTCGCGCATCGCAGTCAGGCCAAGGCGTTGCGCGGCACGCCCGCCCTATTGCTCGCCAATGCTGAACCGATCGAGACCCATTTTCTGACCCGGTCCTTAGCGAGCTCGGACGGACGCGACTGGGTGGAGCTGATCCCCAAGGACCCAGAGACCGAGGTGGTGCGCATCGAGCTCGGGTTTGCAGGTGACCGGCTCGAGAGCCTGATCATGGCCGACAGTTTCGGCCAAAAGACGCGGCTCAACTTCAGCGGGATCGAGAGCAACCCTCAGCTCGACCCCAATCTCTTTAAGCTCGATCAGCGCCTGGTCGATGAGTTTCTGTCGTTAGACTAA
- a CDS encoding glycosyltransferase, which yields MSELLWLLLPWSLAFIFLGRLRPCPPVSQDLPTPSVSMIIPARNEEKRLPPLLASLKAQDYPNFEVILVDDDSSDRTAELGEAAGCKTLRLKGPEPGWIGKPHACWSGAQAAQGEVLVFLDADTVLEPEGLKRIVATHARYGGLVSIQPYHLMERAYERLSAAFSLIMMAGIRSFTLAGERLPPNGAFGPCMVCARADYFRTGGHRLVCDEIIDDVALARALARRGVPTHNFIGQGVISFRMYPQGIGDLIEGWTKNFARGAMTTDPVMLVLIAAWVSGGMSACDALLDGVRAGDMWTPWATAGAIAYSAYAIQIHWLLHRLGQFGWLTAATYPLFLLFFMAVFARSLYLTLIRNRVAWKGRSIPVRATG from the coding sequence ATGTCTGAACTCCTCTGGCTGTTGCTCCCCTGGTCGCTCGCCTTTATTTTTCTGGGGCGGCTGAGACCCTGTCCGCCCGTCTCTCAAGACCTCCCCACCCCCTCGGTCTCGATGATCATCCCGGCACGCAACGAGGAAAAACGCCTGCCGCCGCTGCTGGCCTCGCTCAAAGCCCAAGATTATCCCAACTTCGAGGTCATCCTGGTCGATGATGATTCGAGCGATCGCACCGCCGAGCTCGGCGAGGCGGCGGGGTGCAAGACCCTGCGCCTGAAAGGGCCTGAACCCGGTTGGATTGGCAAGCCGCATGCTTGCTGGTCCGGCGCCCAAGCCGCCCAGGGTGAGGTCCTGGTCTTTCTCGATGCCGACACCGTGCTCGAGCCTGAGGGCCTCAAGCGGATCGTGGCGACCCATGCCCGCTATGGGGGCCTGGTCTCGATCCAGCCCTATCACCTCATGGAGCGGGCCTATGAGCGCCTGTCGGCAGCCTTCTCCCTGATCATGATGGCGGGGATTCGCTCCTTCACCCTGGCCGGTGAGCGCCTTCCCCCAAACGGCGCCTTTGGCCCCTGCATGGTCTGTGCGCGCGCTGATTATTTCCGCACTGGCGGGCATCGTCTGGTGTGCGACGAGATCATCGACGACGTGGCCTTGGCGCGGGCGCTGGCGCGGCGTGGTGTCCCAACGCATAACTTCATCGGGCAGGGCGTGATCTCCTTTCGCATGTATCCGCAAGGGATCGGCGACCTGATCGAAGGCTGGACCAAGAACTTTGCCCGCGGGGCTATGACCACGGACCCAGTCATGCTGGTCTTGATCGCCGCCTGGGTTAGTGGGGGGATGTCGGCCTGCGATGCGCTGCTCGATGGCGTGCGTGCGGGAGACATGTGGACCCCCTGGGCCACGGCTGGTGCCATCGCCTATAGTGCCTATGCCATCCAGATCCATTGGCTGCTGCATCGGCTGGGCCAATTTGGTTGGCTGACGGCTGCGACCTATCCGCTGTTCCTCCTGTTCTTCATGGCCGTCTTTGCCCGCTCGCTCTATCTCACCCTAATCCGCAATCGGGTCGCCTGGAAGGGGCGCTCGATACCAGTGCGGGCGACGGGCTAA
- the cobD gene encoding threonine-phosphate decarboxylase CobD, whose translation MPSLWQMELAPPEHGGGLRAWARRFGRPLGEWVDLSTGINPRGWSVPELPSEVWQRLPEEDDGLAAAAAAYYGTEGAVPVPGVQAAIQLLPYLRPPCRVGVPAIGYAEHAYRWRLAGHQIIELPEDEAEAALGNLDVLVVIHPNNPTGRRWPADHLLAWHEILGARGGWLVVDESFIDPTPEASLVQAANRPGLIILRSLGKFFGLGGARVGFVFTEERLAAQVRRLIGPWSVGHPARWVARLALLDHAWQARARVELAAASERLAGSLGEQGLAPAGGTALFQWILTPDAATIQRHLAEEGILVRRFAYPASLRFGLPADEAGWARLEKALVSLNLW comes from the coding sequence ATGCCATCCCTTTGGCAGATGGAACTGGCACCGCCCGAGCATGGAGGAGGGTTGCGCGCCTGGGCGAGGCGGTTTGGACGACCGCTGGGGGAGTGGGTCGACCTTTCAACTGGGATCAACCCCAGGGGCTGGTCGGTCCCGGAGCTTCCGTCTGAGGTCTGGCAGCGCCTGCCAGAAGAAGATGATGGACTTGCCGCCGCCGCCGCCGCATATTACGGGACAGAGGGCGCAGTGCCTGTACCAGGCGTCCAGGCAGCTATTCAACTGCTGCCCTACCTGCGCCCCCCTTGTCGCGTTGGGGTGCCAGCGATCGGTTATGCCGAGCATGCCTATCGCTGGCGGCTTGCCGGTCATCAGATAATCGAGCTCCCTGAGGATGAAGCAGAGGCTGCACTCGGCAATCTCGATGTCCTGGTCGTCATCCACCCCAACAACCCCACGGGTCGGCGCTGGCCGGCCGACCATCTGCTTGCCTGGCACGAGATACTCGGTGCCCGCGGCGGCTGGCTAGTGGTCGATGAGTCGTTCATCGACCCAACACCTGAGGCAAGCCTAGTGCAGGCAGCAAACCGTCCTGGTCTGATTATCTTGCGCTCGCTTGGCAAATTTTTTGGGTTGGGCGGTGCGCGTGTCGGTTTCGTGTTTACTGAAGAACGGCTCGCGGCGCAGGTGAGGCGGTTAATCGGCCCCTGGTCGGTCGGCCATCCGGCGCGCTGGGTTGCGCGTCTGGCCCTGTTGGACCATGCCTGGCAGGCACGGGCGCGGGTGGAACTCGCTGCAGCCAGCGAGAGGCTTGCGGGATCGCTCGGCGAGCAGGGGCTTGCGCCCGCCGGCGGTACGGCGCTTTTTCAATGGATCCTGACCCCAGATGCCGCGACCATCCAACGACATCTGGCGGAGGAGGGGATCTTGGTGCGCCGGTTTGCATACCCTGCAAGCCTCAGGTTCGGCCTGCCTGCGGATGAGGCGGGCTGGGCCCGGTTGGAGAAGGCACTGGTTTCGTTAAACCTGTGGTGA
- a CDS encoding MerR family DNA-binding transcriptional regulator: MESAMMGTGKAAKRLGVSVKTLQRWEREGGLILVARTVARHKSAS, encoded by the coding sequence ATGGAAAGCGCGATGATGGGCACAGGCAAGGCGGCGAAGCGGCTTGGCGTTTCGGTCAAGACCTTGCAACGCTGGGAGCGCGAAGGGGGTTTGATCCTGGTGGCGCGAACAGTCGCGAGGCACAAATCCGCGAGTTGA
- a CDS encoding transposase, which yields MLARLHARIANVRADFTHKLTTRLCRENQGVVIEDLNV from the coding sequence ATGTTGGCAAGGCTGCACGCACGCATTGCCAATGTCCGAGCGGACTTCACACATAAGCTCACGACCCGGCTCTGCCGCGAAAACCAAGGGGTGGTGATTGAGGATTTGAACGTCTGA